Proteins from one Sarcophilus harrisii chromosome 2, mSarHar1.11, whole genome shotgun sequence genomic window:
- the LOC100935350 gene encoding ribonuclease H1 isoform X1 yields MSWKYPPNSYYYDCQSGSSGSQYGQPYQGSEICFTDPETVYIKGACKNNGREGAQGGIGTCWGPNHKFNTSSTFSGRQTNQSASLEAATKGIEQAKAQNKDKITVCTDNQLITQGMNEWIDKWKANDWKTSKNKDVVHKEQFAKLDSMTRDMNVEWKYVPAGSKVEGNTEARRLAKDATRRK; encoded by the exons ATGAGCTGGAAGTACCCTCCAAACAGCTATTACTATGACTGTCAGAGTGGAAGCTCTGGAAGCCAGTATGGGCAACCATACCAAGGATCAG aaatttgttttacagACCCTGAAACTGTGTATATAAAAGGTGCCTGCAAAAATAATGGAAGAGAAGGAGCACAAGGAGGTATTGGTACCTGCTGGGGACCAAACCATAAATT TAACACAAGTAGTACATTTTCTGGACGACAGACAAATCAAAGTGCATCATTAGAA gcAGCTACAAAAGGCATTGAGCAAGCAAAGGCTCAAAATAAGGACAAAATCACTGTGTGCACAGATAACCAACTTATCACTCAAG GTATGAACGAGTGGATTGACAAGTGGAAAGCAAATGACtggaaaacaagtaaaaataaagatgttgtCCACAAAGAGCAATTTGCCAAATTGGATTCTATGACTAGGGACATGAATGTCGAATGG aaatatgtaCCTGCTGGTTCAAAAGTAGAAGGCAATACTGAAGCTCGAAGACTAGCAAAAGATGCAACTAGAAGGAAGTGA
- the LOC100935350 gene encoding ribonuclease H1 isoform X2, which produces MSWKYPPNSYYYDCQSGSSGSQYGQPYQGSDPETVYIKGACKNNGREGAQGGIGTCWGPNHKFNTSSTFSGRQTNQSASLEAATKGIEQAKAQNKDKITVCTDNQLITQGMNEWIDKWKANDWKTSKNKDVVHKEQFAKLDSMTRDMNVEWKYVPAGSKVEGNTEARRLAKDATRRK; this is translated from the exons ATGAGCTGGAAGTACCCTCCAAACAGCTATTACTATGACTGTCAGAGTGGAAGCTCTGGAAGCCAGTATGGGCAACCATACCAAGGATCAG ACCCTGAAACTGTGTATATAAAAGGTGCCTGCAAAAATAATGGAAGAGAAGGAGCACAAGGAGGTATTGGTACCTGCTGGGGACCAAACCATAAATT TAACACAAGTAGTACATTTTCTGGACGACAGACAAATCAAAGTGCATCATTAGAA gcAGCTACAAAAGGCATTGAGCAAGCAAAGGCTCAAAATAAGGACAAAATCACTGTGTGCACAGATAACCAACTTATCACTCAAG GTATGAACGAGTGGATTGACAAGTGGAAAGCAAATGACtggaaaacaagtaaaaataaagatgttgtCCACAAAGAGCAATTTGCCAAATTGGATTCTATGACTAGGGACATGAATGTCGAATGG aaatatgtaCCTGCTGGTTCAAAAGTAGAAGGCAATACTGAAGCTCGAAGACTAGCAAAAGATGCAACTAGAAGGAAGTGA